The genomic DNA CATTCAGCCCACGCGTGTACGCCTCTTCGCGATACTGCGCGTACATCATCTGCCGGACCATTTCGGCCACGTACTCCGCGTGCACGCTGAATTCCTTGCCCGCGCCCTTCACCACCAGCGGCTGACGCGCGGCATCGTCGAACTGCTGCTGGGTGATGTAGTGCAGTTCGAGCATGCGCTGCAGGATGTACTCCTGACGCACCTTCGCCCGTTTCGGGTTGACCACCGGGTTATAGGCGGAAGGCGCCTTCGGCAGTCCCGCAAGCATCGCGCATTCGGCGAGCGTGAGGTCTTTCAGATCCTTGCCGAAATACACGCGCGCGGCGCTCGCAAAGCCATACGCGCGCTGGCCGAGATAGATCTGATTCATATAGACCTCGAGAATCTGATCTTTCGACAGCTTCGATTCGATCTTGTACGCAAGCAGCATCTCGTACACCTTGCGCGTGTACGTTTTCTCGCTCGACAGAAAGAAGTTGCGCGCGACCTGCATCGTGATCGTGCTCGCGCCTTGCGTGGCATGGCCGTTCGTCAGCGCGACGATGCCCGCCCGCGCGATGCCGGTCAGATCGACGCCGCCGTGATCGTAGAAGCGTGCATCTTCAATGGCGAGCACCGCCTTCTTGAGGTTGTCCGGCACATCGCGGATATGCACGATGTCGCGCCGCTCCTCGCCGAACTCGCCGATCAGCACGTGATCGGCCGTATAGATGCGCAGCGGCACCTTCGGCTGATAGTCGGTGAGCGCCTCGAGCGAGGGCAGATTCGGCGTGGCGACGACGAGCGCATAGCCGAGCACGAGCGCGACACACAGAATGCCGGCAAAGATAAGGCCTACGAAACCGAAAATAAGCGTGAGCCACAACGGACGCTTGCGTTTGCGTGGCGCCGGCGGCGGAGAAGACGGATTCGAAGTTTGTTGCATATGACCACCAGAAACCAGTCCCGCGATTATAGCCGCGCGCACCATCAGCTTTCGATGCGCTTACATTGCGACACAGATCGGGGAGCACCACGAAGCAGCCGACGATGACAGCGCCACCGAAAAACGTCAGTGCGAACGGCATCACGGAATGACACCACTGTAGTCCCTCCGCGCACGCGCGGGCAGTCGTTGTGCACGCGTTAGCCATTCGGCCGAATTTCGCAGACGAAACAGTCTCGACACAATCCTTTCCGTTGTCCGCGTTCGAATGGGTTGTTCGCGGGTTGGTGAAAGGGAGGCAAGATGGCGTTGAAAACTTCGTTGGAAATGGCGGTGCGCCGGTTCGCGGCTGGCATCGACCTGGGTCCGCAAGCGGTGCGGCTCGTCGTGCTGAGCCGGGCCATGTGCAGCAATGGGCCGCTGCGCATCGATTGTGTCGCGTCGATGCCGGTGCGATCCGGCGCGATGGCAGGCGCGGACATCATCGACCGGCCCGCGGTCGCGCAGGCGCTCTACGACGTGTTCGAGTGCGTGCCGCCCGAACACATCCTGCTTTCGCTGCGCTGTGCGATGGCGATTCCGGGCTCGGCCACGCTAACGGCAAGCGTGCCGCTCAAGCAGCTTCAGCAGCTCATGCCGACCATGCGGCGCTCGCGCTCGCGCATACCGGCGGCCGAATACGCGGAGGGCGACATGCTCACCTCACTCGAGCCCGCCGTGCTGGTCGAGATCGAGCGCATCGCGGGAATCGAGCGTCACGCGCTCGCGGTCGATTGGTATATCGACAGGTCGGCATTCAATGGCGGCGAAGTGACGATTGCCGCCACCGCGCGGCAGCATCTCGAGGCGCGCATCGAATGCGCGGCGATTGCGGGCATCTCGCTGACGGCGATCGACGGAGAACCGCATGCGGCGCTACGCGCGATGCGCTATTCGGCGGCGCAGGAGCTGGAACCGGGCGACGAATACGCGGCGCTCTGGGTCGGCGGCGATGGCGTCTATGGCTGGCGCCTTGCCGATGAGACGGTCGTCGCATCGATGCACTATCCGGCGCCCGAGCACGGCAGCCTCGCCGATGCGTTGCGCGACCTTGGCGAAGGCGCTCCGCTTTCCGCGGTGTTCGTAGCGGGCGATGTCGATCTGCTCGATGGCGTCTCGATGTCGCTCGCCGACATCGGCGACGTGCTCGGCTGCATGGTGTTCCCGTTCGAATGCACGCTGCTTGGCAAGGTGGAGGTGCCGTACGAAACCGATCTGCTGCACGATCCGGCGTCTGCGGTTGCGTTCGGGCTCGCTGTGCGCGGCGTGTACGAATGAAGCGGCTCACGTTGCGTTTCGGCATGGCGCCGTCGCAGCGTGTGCGGCCGGTGCGGACAGGCGGATTCAATCTGCTGCCGTACCGGCAGTTCACGGCGCGCCGCGAACGGCGGCGCCGCATCGTCGAGGTGTTTGCGGCGCTTGTCGCGGGATGCATCGCCGTGCTGATGCTGGCCGCCTGGCAAGCCGTCGAACGCGTGCGACTTGATGCGCAGCGCACTTCGATCGAACGCTCGCTTGCGCAACTGTCGGCACCGCTAGCCGAGCACAAGCGGCTAGCGCGCGCCGCCGAGGAAGCACGCACGCGTGCGGCGCATGCCTCGACGCGCGCGGAACCGCTTGTGCATCTGTTAGCGCTGCTCGACGCGTTAAGCGGCGAGTCAGACGACAAAATCGTTTTGCAGCAGCTGCGCCAGCGTGAACACGAGACGGAGCTGCTCGCGAGCGCACGCGATCATGCGGCACCCGCGTCGTGGGTCAAGCGGCTTGCCGCGATACGCGGTG from Paraburkholderia edwinii includes the following:
- a CDS encoding pilus assembly protein PilM translates to MALKTSLEMAVRRFAAGIDLGPQAVRLVVLSRAMCSNGPLRIDCVASMPVRSGAMAGADIIDRPAVAQALYDVFECVPPEHILLSLRCAMAIPGSATLTASVPLKQLQQLMPTMRRSRSRIPAAEYAEGDMLTSLEPAVLVEIERIAGIERHALAVDWYIDRSAFNGGEVTIAATARQHLEARIECAAIAGISLTAIDGEPHAALRAMRYSAAQELEPGDEYAALWVGGDGVYGWRLADETVVASMHYPAPEHGSLADALRDLGEGAPLSAVFVAGDVDLLDGVSMSLADIGDVLGCMVFPFECTLLGKVEVPYETDLLHDPASAVAFGLAVRGVYE
- a CDS encoding fimbrial assembly protein, whose protein sequence is MKRLTLRFGMAPSQRVRPVRTGGFNLLPYRQFTARRERRRRIVEVFAALVAGCIAVLMLAAWQAVERVRLDAQRTSIERSLAQLSAPLAEHKRLARAAEEARTRAAHASTRAEPLVHLLALLDALSGESDDKIVLQQLRQREHETELLASARDHAAPASWVKRLAAIRGVKDAEVKDQRRATAPARDAVQNASGAIEFSARLDWDGAREPAAARGAAPAAARPVRGANMRGLK